In Legionella sp. PATHC035, a genomic segment contains:
- the clpP gene encoding ATP-dependent Clp endopeptidase proteolytic subunit ClpP, translating into MSGYSDNIIRNASGLVPMVIEQTSRGERSYDIYSRLLKERIIFLLGEVEDHMANLVVAQLLFLESENPEKDISLYINSPGGVVTAGLAIYDTIQFIKPDVSTLCIGQAASAAALLLCAGAEGKRFCLPNSRVMIHQPLGGYRGQATDIEIHARETLAVRERLNTIMAHHTKKTPDQIMRDTERDNFMSATQAVEYGLVDRVLYDRESVNKKE; encoded by the coding sequence ATGTCGGGATATTCAGATAACATAATTCGCAATGCCAGTGGATTAGTCCCAATGGTTATTGAACAGACCTCACGTGGTGAGCGTTCGTATGATATTTATTCAAGATTATTAAAAGAACGTATTATCTTTCTCTTAGGTGAAGTTGAAGACCATATGGCTAATTTGGTAGTTGCTCAATTGTTGTTTCTTGAGTCTGAAAACCCTGAAAAAGATATTTCTCTCTATATTAATTCTCCTGGAGGTGTAGTAACCGCTGGCTTAGCAATTTACGATACCATCCAGTTTATTAAACCTGATGTCAGTACTTTGTGTATAGGGCAAGCAGCTAGCGCTGCTGCCTTGTTACTTTGTGCCGGAGCTGAAGGTAAGAGATTCTGTTTGCCAAACTCACGAGTAATGATTCATCAACCTTTAGGTGGTTATCGAGGCCAAGCTACTGATATTGAAATTCATGCGCGCGAGACATTAGCCGTAAGAGAACGTTTAAATACAATTATGGCACATCATACTAAAAAGACACCTGATCAGATTATGCGTGATACCGAACGTGATAATTTTATGAGTGCGACACAAGCTGTTGAGTACGGCTTAGTTGATAGAGTGCTTTATGATCGAGAGTCAGTGAATAAAAAAGAGTAA
- the tig gene encoding trigger factor, with protein MQVSVETLKGLERKVTVSVPSEKVEEEVSLRLKNLARKVKIDGFRPGKVPFQVVVSRYSQSVREEVARDMVQSTLFEALQKNELVPAGYPSVEPEQLEKGKDFKYSAIFEVMPVFEIVELNQAAVELARSEVTDKDVEDMLDKLREQNKEWHDVSRAVKKGDKVVIDFEGYLDDKLFEGGSAKGHELVIGSGSMIPGFEEGIIGNKKDKSFDIKVTFPEDYGHKELAGKEAVFKITLHTVMEGKLPELNEAFAEKFNIKEGGIDALKKDIKENMARELERRVSMMNREKLFDKLMEVNVIELPLALIDKEIEHLKHDMYHRLFGHEHHDNEKIPDFPRELFEEQAKRRVHLGLLFSEYVKKHQIVADKDKVNAVIERFASAYENPDELRSWYQSSKEHMAEIEAIVMEEMVADKIAEDAKIKYKNKDYDSIMNPKPATEATEKKGE; from the coding sequence ATGCAAGTTTCTGTTGAGACCCTAAAAGGTTTGGAACGTAAGGTAACAGTTTCTGTACCTTCAGAGAAAGTTGAGGAAGAAGTGAGCTTACGTCTCAAGAATCTTGCTCGCAAAGTTAAGATTGATGGTTTTCGTCCTGGTAAAGTACCCTTCCAAGTTGTTGTCAGTCGCTATTCACAAAGTGTTCGTGAAGAAGTCGCTCGAGATATGGTGCAATCTACTTTGTTTGAAGCATTACAAAAAAATGAATTAGTTCCTGCGGGCTATCCCTCTGTTGAACCTGAGCAACTAGAGAAAGGAAAAGACTTTAAATACTCCGCAATATTTGAAGTAATGCCTGTATTTGAAATTGTAGAATTAAATCAAGCGGCTGTTGAGCTGGCTCGTTCAGAAGTTACAGATAAAGACGTTGAAGACATGTTGGATAAACTTCGTGAACAAAATAAAGAATGGCATGATGTATCCCGTGCAGTCAAAAAAGGCGACAAAGTAGTTATCGATTTTGAAGGATACCTTGATGATAAACTGTTTGAAGGCGGTAGCGCTAAAGGACATGAGTTAGTCATTGGTTCAGGATCGATGATCCCTGGCTTTGAAGAAGGAATTATTGGTAATAAAAAGGATAAGTCGTTTGATATTAAAGTAACCTTCCCTGAGGATTATGGACATAAAGAATTAGCAGGAAAAGAAGCTGTTTTCAAAATTACACTTCACACTGTGATGGAAGGAAAATTGCCTGAACTCAACGAAGCCTTTGCTGAGAAATTTAATATCAAAGAAGGTGGCATTGACGCATTGAAAAAAGACATTAAAGAGAATATGGCTCGTGAGTTAGAGCGTCGCGTCAGTATGATGAACAGAGAAAAGCTGTTTGATAAATTAATGGAAGTTAATGTTATTGAATTGCCATTAGCTTTAATTGACAAAGAAATCGAACATTTGAAACATGATATGTATCATCGTCTTTTTGGACATGAACATCATGACAATGAAAAGATACCTGATTTTCCTCGTGAGCTGTTTGAAGAACAAGCAAAACGTCGTGTTCATCTTGGGTTGCTCTTTTCTGAATATGTTAAAAAACATCAAATTGTTGCAGATAAAGATAAAGTGAATGCGGTAATTGAACGATTTGCCAGTGCTTATGAGAATCCTGATGAGTTGCGTTCTTGGTATCAAAGCAGCAAAGAGCATATGGCTGAAATTGAAGCGATTGTTATGGAAGAAATGGTTGCAGATAAAATTGCTGAAGATGCAAAAATTAAATACAAGAACAAAGATTATGATTCAATCATGAATCCTAAGCCTGCAACTGAAGCAACTGAGAAAAAAGGAGAGTAA
- a CDS encoding tyrosine-type recombinase/integrase produces MKFKLLPLFDNMNYLHKNHEHVVLPDIQFQNDFNYALNFLKSYTGSQGTFNSYRRETERLLQWSWLIKNKTINELKRDDIEDYIHFCQNPPKSWISLKKVPRFIEQGGTRIPNEEWRPFVVTLSKSAIKNGHKPQIDQFNLSQGAIQEIFAILSTLFNFLIAEEYLVSNPVALIRQKSKFIRKRQHNAPIRRLSLVQWSAVLDAAESLAEESPLKHERTRFMLSLLFGMYLRISELAASDRWIPSMNDFAKDSNGHWWFTTVGKGNKERQIAVSEAMLESLMRWRCFLGLSPLPSPADNSPLIPKIRGNGPMSDTAPIRRIIQRCFDLAGEQLRMKGQREEADNLAAATVHWLRHTGISEDVKIRPREHVRDDAGHSSSATTDRYIDIEKQARYQSARKKSIEPEPS; encoded by the coding sequence ATGAAATTTAAACTGCTGCCTCTCTTTGACAACATGAATTACCTGCACAAAAATCATGAGCATGTTGTGCTGCCTGATATTCAATTTCAAAATGATTTTAATTACGCTTTAAACTTTTTGAAAAGCTATACAGGCAGTCAAGGTACCTTCAATAGTTACCGCAGAGAAACTGAACGATTACTGCAATGGTCCTGGTTAATTAAAAACAAAACAATCAATGAATTAAAACGTGATGATATAGAAGACTACATTCATTTTTGCCAAAACCCACCTAAATCCTGGATTAGTTTAAAAAAAGTACCGCGATTTATTGAACAAGGCGGTACACGTATTCCCAATGAAGAATGGAGACCTTTTGTAGTTACCTTAAGTAAATCAGCAATAAAAAATGGGCATAAACCCCAAATTGATCAATTCAATTTGTCTCAAGGAGCCATCCAAGAAATATTCGCCATTTTAAGTACCTTATTTAATTTCTTAATTGCTGAAGAATATCTGGTTTCTAATCCAGTCGCCCTGATTCGCCAAAAAAGTAAATTTATTCGTAAACGGCAACATAATGCCCCTATCCGCAGATTGAGTTTAGTTCAGTGGAGTGCCGTGTTAGATGCAGCCGAGTCTCTAGCGGAAGAATCCCCCCTGAAACATGAACGCACTCGTTTTATGTTGAGCCTACTATTTGGTATGTATCTACGTATCTCCGAATTGGCAGCAAGTGACCGTTGGATCCCCAGTATGAATGACTTTGCCAAGGACAGTAACGGCCATTGGTGGTTCACCACAGTTGGTAAAGGAAATAAGGAGCGACAAATCGCCGTCAGCGAAGCGATGCTCGAAAGTTTGATGCGATGGCGTTGTTTCTTGGGATTATCCCCCCTCCCTTCCCCTGCTGATAATAGCCCACTCATCCCCAAAATTCGCGGAAATGGTCCAATGAGTGATACGGCGCCGATACGAAGAATTATTCAACGCTGTTTTGACTTAGCCGGAGAGCAACTTCGGATGAAAGGTCAGAGGGAAGAGGCTGATAATTTGGCTGCAGCAACAGTTCACTGGCTAAGGCATACTGGTATTTCTGAAGATGTTAAAATTCGTCCTCGTGAACATGTACGGGATGATGCTGGCCACAGTTCAAGTGCAACCACAGATCGTTATATTGATATTGAAAAACAAGCTCGCTATCAGTCTGCCAGGAAAAAATCTATTGAGCCAGAACCCAGTTAA
- a CDS encoding ABC-F family ATP-binding cassette domain-containing protein, whose amino-acid sequence MLTLRQITLSRGNKVLLDKVNVTLYEKQKIGLIGHNGCGKSTLFDFLLRKLQPDTGDFLINPQLTISHLSQQLPDSDEKALDFVLGGDEQYMKLLQRLSDAEATGNDAEVLACHEELSHSGGYSKPAQAATIMSGLGFRGEQQHASVNSFSGGWRMRLSLARCLMNPADLLLLDEPTNHLDMEAIFWLERFLKQSPSTIILISHDREFLDAFVTHILHIEKQNLTLYTGDYSCFEKTHAQQLALQQAMYEKQQTKINHMMSFVNRFRAKATKAKQAQGRLKAIERMEIIAAAQADSPFSFDFFPCPRAGNPLIQCNLVDAGYQPEQPILKRINFSLSPGDRIALLGPNGEGKSTLIKTLTGALTPLSGTIHRSAHLKIGYYAQHQLEQLDYNLSPVETIQVLSPEVREQTIRDFLGGFNFTGDMAVQPINHFSGGEKARLALAKLVWLKPNLLLLDEPTNHLDLGMRSAIELALQSYEGALILISHDRHMLKTSVDNFYLVYQQKVQAFDGDLDDYYSWLQTKDSVKVNSVTSTSIDYKEKKTLQNRLKKLEQLIEQYQSEMSKLDTQLGDASLYEDSTQQSKLNQLVQKRSVIHSSLNLAEEEWLEISTSLEDIA is encoded by the coding sequence ATGCTTACTCTTCGTCAAATTACTCTCAGTCGTGGCAACAAGGTTTTATTAGATAAAGTCAATGTCACATTATATGAAAAGCAAAAAATTGGTCTTATTGGCCATAATGGCTGTGGCAAATCAACATTATTTGATTTTTTATTAAGAAAATTGCAACCTGATACCGGCGATTTTTTAATTAATCCTCAACTCACGATCAGCCATTTATCACAACAATTACCGGATAGTGATGAAAAAGCACTGGATTTTGTACTCGGTGGTGATGAGCAATACATGAAGTTGCTCCAACGTTTGAGCGATGCAGAGGCCACAGGCAATGATGCTGAAGTATTAGCCTGCCATGAGGAATTAAGTCATAGTGGAGGCTACAGTAAACCCGCTCAAGCAGCGACAATTATGTCTGGCCTGGGTTTTAGAGGGGAGCAACAACACGCTTCGGTAAATAGTTTTTCCGGGGGGTGGCGCATGCGTTTAAGCCTCGCACGCTGCTTAATGAACCCAGCTGATTTACTATTACTGGATGAGCCGACTAACCATTTAGACATGGAAGCAATATTTTGGTTGGAGCGCTTTTTAAAACAAAGCCCAAGCACCATCATCCTTATTTCCCATGATCGTGAATTTCTAGATGCCTTTGTTACTCATATTCTGCATATCGAGAAGCAGAATCTGACTCTTTATACTGGTGATTACAGTTGTTTTGAAAAAACACATGCACAACAATTGGCGTTACAACAAGCCATGTATGAAAAACAACAAACCAAAATTAATCATATGATGTCCTTTGTCAATCGATTTAGAGCAAAAGCGACTAAAGCAAAACAAGCGCAAGGACGTCTCAAAGCCATAGAGAGAATGGAAATTATTGCAGCAGCACAGGCTGATTCCCCCTTTTCTTTTGATTTTTTTCCATGTCCCCGAGCAGGAAATCCATTAATTCAATGCAATTTGGTTGATGCCGGATATCAGCCAGAACAACCGATATTGAAACGAATCAATTTCTCACTTAGTCCAGGTGATAGAATAGCCTTGCTAGGCCCTAATGGGGAGGGAAAATCGACGCTAATCAAGACATTAACGGGGGCTTTAACCCCTTTGAGTGGTACCATTCACCGCTCTGCCCATTTAAAGATTGGCTATTACGCGCAACACCAACTAGAGCAGCTGGATTATAATTTAAGTCCTGTGGAAACCATTCAAGTTCTATCACCAGAGGTACGTGAACAAACCATACGCGATTTTTTAGGTGGTTTTAACTTTACTGGTGATATGGCAGTTCAACCTATAAATCATTTTTCTGGAGGCGAAAAAGCACGTTTAGCCTTAGCAAAACTTGTTTGGCTCAAACCCAATCTACTTTTGCTTGATGAGCCTACAAACCATTTGGATCTGGGAATGCGCTCAGCCATTGAGCTGGCGTTGCAAAGCTATGAAGGTGCATTGATTCTTATTTCTCATGATCGTCATATGCTTAAAACCAGCGTCGATAATTTCTATCTGGTTTACCAGCAAAAAGTTCAAGCTTTTGATGGAGACTTAGATGATTATTATTCCTGGTTACAAACTAAAGACTCCGTTAAAGTCAATAGCGTGACTTCAACTTCAATTGATTATAAAGAAAAGAAAACGTTACAAAACCGTCTAAAAAAACTGGAACAATTGATTGAACAATATCAAAGTGAAATGAGTAAATTGGATACACAACTTGGTGATGCCAGTCTTTATGAGGACAGTACCCAACAAAGTAAGCTCAATCAATTAGTGCAAAAACGTAGTGTTATCCACTCCTCTTTAAATTTGGCTGAGGAGGAATGGTTAGAAATTAGTACCAGTCTAGAAGATATAGCATAA
- the rnc gene encoding ribonuclease III, whose translation MKVDLERLSRRLNYQFKNVAFLKQALTHCSVGSENYERFEFLGDSILSFVIANELFHRFPMQSEGQLSRLRSFLVRGEMLVELAKEIDLGEFLFLGQGELKSGGFRRASILSDAMEAVFAAIFLDGGIESAKEAILKLYHSRLEDPNLNDCLKDAKTQLQEYLQAEKIALPEYTLTKVEGDEHNQIFYITCSVNGAKQKTFGQGSNRRKAEQLAAKSMLELLRLAK comes from the coding sequence GTGAAAGTTGATTTAGAAAGGCTATCCCGGCGATTGAATTATCAATTTAAAAACGTTGCTTTCCTTAAGCAAGCGTTGACTCATTGTAGTGTTGGCAGTGAAAACTATGAGCGTTTTGAATTTCTTGGCGATTCAATTTTAAGTTTTGTAATTGCTAATGAACTATTTCATCGGTTTCCGATGCAGAGTGAAGGACAATTAAGTCGTTTGCGTTCATTTTTGGTTCGGGGCGAAATGTTGGTCGAACTGGCTAAAGAAATTGATCTTGGCGAATTTCTTTTTTTAGGTCAAGGCGAGCTTAAGAGCGGCGGATTTCGTCGTGCTTCAATTCTATCCGACGCTATGGAGGCCGTTTTTGCAGCAATTTTTCTTGATGGCGGCATCGAATCCGCAAAAGAGGCCATATTAAAGTTATATCATTCTCGACTTGAGGACCCCAATTTAAATGATTGTTTAAAAGATGCTAAAACTCAATTACAAGAATATCTACAAGCAGAAAAAATTGCTCTGCCAGAATATACCTTAACTAAGGTAGAAGGTGATGAACACAATCAAATTTTTTATATCACTTGTTCGGTTAACGGAGCAAAACAAAAAACTTTTGGACAAGGTTCTAATCGACGAAAGGCAGAGCAGCTCGCTGCGAAGTCGATGTTAGAGTTATTGCGTTTAGCTAAGTAG
- a CDS encoding DUF4845 domain-containing protein — protein MRKQHGMTFIGTLLTVVVLVMAAVVIMRIIPVYLQYYSVLKSVKGLNTIPPSTLTGDPVADVNVLKSTLDKRLDINGVESLKENQLSIEPLGANKFRVKLKYQVIKPLVYNMSLLFDFDHTEEVVTGSES, from the coding sequence ATGCGAAAACAACATGGAATGACTTTTATAGGGACTTTGTTAACTGTAGTTGTGCTTGTTATGGCTGCCGTGGTAATAATGCGTATTATTCCTGTTTACTTGCAGTATTACTCTGTTCTCAAATCGGTCAAAGGATTAAATACGATACCTCCATCTACATTAACAGGAGATCCCGTTGCGGATGTCAATGTCCTGAAGAGTACTTTGGATAAACGCCTGGATATCAATGGGGTAGAAAGTCTAAAGGAGAATCAATTATCTATCGAACCCTTGGGGGCTAATAAATTTAGAGTAAAATTAAAATATCAGGTGATTAAGCCTTTAGTATACAATATGAGCTTATTATTTGATTTTGATCATACAGAAGAGGTTGTAACAGGCAGTGAAAGTTGA
- the lepB gene encoding signal peptidase I: MNFALILVVLSFISGLIYLLDVLFWAKKRTQDQKPNRIIEYSRSFFPVFFIVLILRSFIIEPFRIPSGSLEPTLLVGDFVAVNKFIYGLRLPVWEKKIIPISDPKTGQVAVFRWPPDPSYDYIKRVIGVPGDKVSYHNKVLTINGKEAKQTFVEYTIDESSGKAVAKYKEDLNGTLHDIFIRADVPAVDFDIVVPEESYFMMGDNRDDSADSRFWGFVPESYLRGKAFLVWMSWNSKTDNVRWSKIGKLIP, from the coding sequence ATGAATTTTGCTTTAATACTCGTTGTCCTATCGTTTATCAGTGGGTTGATTTACCTATTAGATGTACTCTTTTGGGCAAAAAAGCGTACTCAGGATCAAAAGCCCAATCGTATCATTGAATATTCGCGATCATTTTTCCCTGTTTTTTTCATCGTCTTAATTTTACGTTCATTCATCATTGAACCCTTTCGTATTCCTTCAGGCTCATTAGAACCGACATTGCTTGTAGGCGATTTTGTAGCCGTCAATAAGTTTATTTATGGATTAAGGCTTCCGGTTTGGGAAAAGAAAATTATTCCAATTTCTGATCCCAAAACAGGGCAGGTTGCTGTATTTCGTTGGCCACCAGACCCCTCTTATGATTATATTAAAAGGGTAATAGGAGTTCCCGGGGATAAAGTGAGTTACCATAATAAAGTATTAACCATTAACGGAAAGGAAGCAAAACAAACTTTTGTTGAGTACACCATTGATGAGAGTTCTGGAAAAGCGGTAGCTAAATATAAAGAAGATTTGAATGGAACCCTACATGATATTTTCATTAGAGCTGATGTTCCTGCTGTAGATTTTGATATTGTAGTGCCCGAGGAAAGTTATTTCATGATGGGCGATAATCGCGATGACAGTGCGGATAGCCGATTCTGGGGATTTGTACCCGAATCCTATTTGCGAGGCAAAGCATTCTTAGTTTGGATGAGTTGGAATAGCAAGACGGATAATGTTCGTTGGTCTAAAATAGGGAAATTGATACCCTAA